A single window of Desulfurella sp. DNA harbors:
- a CDS encoding LptF/LptG family permease, with protein MFSIKLFDRYIIINLTKSFFVSLIIITIVMLIGDMVKFSDVLFSTGTSLFDMLTILAYMALFLAIFTIPMSLMLSINLTYTQMSKNLEIDIAKTMGLSTFRIYKSALLFTFIVFLFLFFIVTYLSPIANAAYRTKLYKLAKNNVQAGLTENTFFKTKNFTIYADALSPNHNKAYNVFVDVENKIIKAKRVEFIDTIDGFALKCFDGNVFFRDKNSINNAYFKVYTVVIKFSDLTYNFASNPGFMPINKLIHYIKTHPQSTDALFELHQMFVLSTSVFVLSLIGFVSALSFYRSGKTFGIIFSMFSFVVFYVLETFGKSLYSSNNIYYAIWLPNLILFPIAIIAFVIKARR; from the coding sequence CTGTTTAGTATAAAGCTCTTTGATAGGTATATAATTATAAATCTTACCAAGTCTTTCTTTGTAAGTTTAATAATTATCACAATAGTTATGTTAATAGGAGATATGGTTAAATTTTCCGATGTACTTTTTTCTACCGGTACAAGTCTATTTGATATGCTAACGATTCTTGCTTATATGGCATTGTTTTTAGCAATTTTTACAATACCCATGAGTTTAATGCTTTCAATTAACCTTACATATACTCAGATGTCTAAAAACCTAGAAATAGATATTGCAAAAACAATGGGTTTATCTACATTCAGAATTTATAAAAGTGCCCTTTTGTTTACATTTATTGTTTTTCTTTTTCTCTTTTTTATAGTTACATATCTCTCCCCTATAGCAAATGCTGCATATCGAACTAAACTTTACAAACTTGCAAAAAATAATGTCCAGGCTGGTTTAACAGAAAATACCTTTTTTAAAACAAAAAATTTTACGATTTATGCAGATGCTCTATCCCCAAATCACAACAAAGCTTATAATGTTTTTGTAGATGTAGAAAATAAAATAATAAAAGCAAAAAGAGTTGAATTTATAGACACAATTGACGGCTTTGCACTTAAATGTTTTGATGGAAATGTTTTTTTTAGAGACAAAAATAGTATAAACAATGCTTATTTTAAAGTTTATACAGTAGTTATAAAATTTTCTGATCTTACTTATAACTTTGCAAGCAATCCCGGTTTTATGCCAATCAATAAACTGATACATTATATTAAAACTCACCCACAAAGCACAGATGCCTTATTTGAGCTTCATCAAATGTTTGTTTTATCTACCAGTGTATTTGTTTTATCTTTAATAGGTTTTGTTTCTGCTTTAAGTTTTTATAGATCGGGAAAAACCTTTGGCATAATTTTCAGCATGTTTTCTTTTGTAGTATTTTATGTACTTGAAACATTTGGCAAAAGCTTATACTCAAGTAATAATATATATTACGCCATCTGGCTTCCAAACTTAATTTTGTTTCCAATAGCCATAATAGCTTTTGTCATAAAAGCAAGGAGGTAG
- a CDS encoding polysaccharide deacetylase family protein, translated as MNNICIKVDVDTFNGLQDGVVRLIKIFNEFNIKATFYVTLGPDNSGKAIINLLKPAFLKKMLKTKAVSSYGIKTALYGTLLKPPMLAWLKDRLIQIKLNGHEVEFHAYDHRFWQDNIEKLAYDEIKAWFEKGISTYFSIYKDYPKSFGAPGWVCSKKALKYIKNLKFIKFLSISRAQKPFIEQITQLIEIPSNLPCLEENPKDFLSIAKKAIETTEYGVLPVHAEIEGGPFIDTFVKLLNAIKQNTNFLTMNEYFLKLNRNNLETRQFKSKILPGRAFSCLV; from the coding sequence ATGAATAACATATGCATTAAAGTAGATGTAGATACATTTAATGGTTTACAAGATGGCGTTGTAAGACTCATTAAGATTTTCAATGAATTTAATATAAAAGCTACTTTCTATGTAACACTTGGACCTGACAATTCTGGAAAAGCAATTATAAACCTCTTAAAGCCAGCTTTTTTAAAAAAGATGCTAAAAACAAAAGCAGTTAGTTCTTACGGTATTAAAACGGCTCTATATGGTACACTACTTAAACCGCCAATGCTTGCCTGGTTGAAAGATAGGCTAATTCAGATAAAATTAAATGGTCATGAAGTTGAGTTTCACGCATATGATCATAGGTTTTGGCAAGACAACATAGAAAAATTAGCCTACGATGAAATTAAAGCATGGTTTGAAAAAGGCATATCAACATACTTTAGCATATACAAAGACTATCCTAAATCATTTGGCGCTCCAGGTTGGGTTTGCTCTAAAAAAGCCCTAAAATACATCAAAAATTTAAAGTTTATAAAATTTTTAAGCATCTCAAGGGCGCAAAAACCATTTATTGAGCAAATCACTCAATTAATTGAGATACCATCAAACCTGCCATGCCTTGAAGAAAATCCAAAAGATTTTTTAAGTATTGCAAAAAAAGCCATTGAAACAACCGAATATGGTGTTTTACCGGTTCATGCAGAAATTGAAGGCGGCCCATTCATTGACACATTTGTTAAACTATTAAACGCAATAAAACAAAATACAAACTTTTTAACAATGAATGAGTATTTTTTAAAACTCAATAGAAATAATTTAGAAACAAGACAATTTAAATCAAAAATATTGCCAGGGAGGGCTTTTAGCTGTTTAGTATAA